From one Streptomyces sp. CA-210063 genomic stretch:
- a CDS encoding J-domain-containing protein yields the protein MTERKPPGVSFESFVEKQIREAEARGDFQALPGAGRPLSGDDTTYDELWWIKQKMAREGMSVLPPTLALRKEAEDALAAAAVAPSERLVRKIITEINAKISEMMFKPPPGPPLGLKPYDVEAVVEEWRGRRGAGSGG from the coding sequence ATGACCGAGCGAAAGCCACCCGGTGTCAGCTTCGAGTCCTTCGTCGAGAAACAGATCCGCGAGGCGGAGGCGCGCGGCGATTTCCAGGCCCTGCCCGGCGCGGGCCGCCCCCTGAGCGGCGACGACACCACCTACGACGAGCTCTGGTGGATCAAGCAGAAGATGGCCCGCGAGGGGATGTCCGTCCTGCCGCCGACGCTGGCGCTCCGCAAGGAGGCGGAGGACGCGCTGGCCGCGGCCGCCGTGGCCCCTTCCGAGCGCCTCGTCCGCAAGATCATCACCGAGATCAACGCCAAGATCAGCGAGATGATGTTCAAGCCGCCGCCGGGGCCGCCTCTGGGTTTGAAGCCGTATGACGTCGAAGCGGTGGTTGAGGAGTGGCGTGGTCGGCGGGGGGCTGGGTCGGGCGGCTGA
- a CDS encoding cytochrome P450, with protein MPCPALPDGFDFTDPDLLHHRVPLPEFAELRRTEPVHWIPQAPGIAGFADEGYWAVTRHADVKYVSTHPELFSSTVNTAIIRFNEHIERDAIDAQRLILLNMDPPEHTRVRQIVQRVFTPRAIRALEDNLRHRALNIAREAVAHPGPFDFVTEVACELPLQAIAELIGIPQEDRIRIFEWSNRMISYDDPEYAITEEVGQQSAMELIAYAMNMAADRKQCPAKDIVSTLVAAEDEGNLASDEFGFFVLMLAVAGNETTRNAITHGMHAFLTHPDQWDLYKRERPATAAEEIVRWAAPVNSFQRTATQDVELGGKLIKQGDRVGIFYASANHDPDVFTDPDTFDITRDPNPHLGFGGGGPHFCLGKSLAVLEINLIFNAIADAMPGLRLAGEPSRLRSAWINGVKHLQVTTG; from the coding sequence ATGCCCTGTCCAGCGCTGCCCGACGGGTTCGACTTCACCGACCCCGACCTGCTGCACCACCGTGTCCCCCTCCCGGAGTTCGCCGAACTGCGCCGCACGGAACCGGTCCACTGGATCCCGCAGGCGCCCGGCATCGCGGGCTTCGCGGACGAGGGCTACTGGGCCGTCACCCGGCACGCGGACGTCAAGTACGTCTCCACGCACCCGGAGTTGTTCTCCTCGACGGTCAACACCGCGATCATCCGCTTCAACGAGCACATCGAGCGCGACGCGATCGACGCCCAGCGGCTGATCCTGCTGAACATGGATCCGCCGGAGCACACCCGGGTCCGCCAGATCGTGCAGCGCGTCTTCACCCCGCGGGCGATCCGCGCGCTGGAGGACAACCTGCGCCACCGCGCCCTGAACATCGCCCGGGAGGCCGTCGCCCACCCCGGCCCGTTCGACTTCGTCACCGAGGTCGCCTGCGAACTCCCCCTCCAGGCCATAGCCGAGCTGATCGGCATCCCGCAGGAGGACCGCATCCGGATCTTCGAGTGGTCGAACCGGATGATCTCGTACGACGACCCGGAGTACGCCATCACCGAGGAGGTCGGCCAGCAGTCGGCGATGGAACTCATCGCGTACGCCATGAACATGGCCGCCGACCGCAAGCAGTGCCCGGCGAAGGACATCGTCAGCACGCTGGTGGCCGCCGAGGACGAGGGCAACCTCGCCTCCGACGAGTTCGGCTTCTTCGTGCTGATGCTGGCGGTCGCGGGCAACGAGACGACCCGCAACGCCATCACCCACGGCATGCACGCCTTCCTCACCCACCCCGACCAGTGGGACCTCTACAAGCGCGAGCGCCCCGCGACGGCCGCCGAGGAGATCGTCCGCTGGGCCGCCCCGGTCAACTCCTTCCAGCGCACCGCCACCCAGGACGTCGAACTCGGCGGCAAGCTGATCAAGCAGGGCGACCGTGTCGGCATCTTCTACGCCTCCGCCAATCACGACCCGGACGTCTTCACCGACCCCGACACCTTCGACATCACCCGCGACCCCAACCCCCACCTCGGCTTCGGCGGCGGAGGCCCGCACTTCTGCCTCGGCAAGTCCCTGGCCGTCCTGGAAATCAACCTGATCTTCAACGCGATCGCCGACGCGATGCCGGGGCTCAGGCTCGCGGGCGAGCCGAGCCGGTTGCGCTCCGCCTGGATCAACGGGGTCAAGCACCTTCAGGTGACCACCGGCTGA
- a CDS encoding DUF2330 domain-containing protein — MNGFVRGRTRPAEWARGRLWVVVLALLGFQLASLVAPAYACGCGAMVPDSERSMSVDSERSVVRWDGREEQIVMSLTVAGDARTAAWIMPVPNRATVKLGDAALFDQLEGETAPEYRKREYFWPRSHDWPWDMFESYDGAGAPPQNPESSVDVVGRERLGPFDVARLTATDSGALGDWLDENGFELPDRLESALEPYVQQKWEYVAIRLAPEDTASDLPLSGTLDPLHLTFASDELVYPMRLSRLATTPQALDLYVLAAHRMEPSSTIGGGEPRVTFAGRLDAPVGTLGDLTGGGTDFLTAVEQDFPQPERISGDHTLRRTAADDTYRKVIYVDEMWTVWGIPGWLVSFGIGIAVLAIKAVAVAIVLKRNARKQPPLPPAGAAFIPPGAYPQGAPVAYPQGAPVPPGTPVPPSVDRKPGPND; from the coding sequence ATGAACGGTTTCGTACGGGGGCGCACGCGTCCGGCCGAGTGGGCGCGTGGCCGGCTCTGGGTGGTGGTCCTCGCCCTGCTCGGCTTCCAGCTGGCGTCACTCGTGGCACCGGCGTACGCCTGCGGCTGTGGCGCGATGGTGCCGGACAGCGAGCGGAGCATGTCTGTGGACAGCGAGAGGTCCGTCGTGCGCTGGGACGGCCGCGAGGAACAGATCGTGATGAGCCTGACGGTCGCCGGTGACGCCCGTACGGCGGCCTGGATCATGCCGGTGCCGAACCGGGCGACGGTGAAGCTCGGCGACGCGGCCCTCTTCGACCAGCTCGAGGGGGAGACCGCGCCCGAGTACCGGAAGCGTGAGTATTTCTGGCCGCGCTCGCACGACTGGCCGTGGGACATGTTCGAGAGCTACGACGGGGCGGGGGCCCCGCCCCAGAACCCCGAGTCCTCGGTGGACGTCGTCGGCCGCGAACGGCTCGGCCCGTTCGACGTGGCCCGGCTGACCGCCACGGACTCCGGCGCCCTCGGCGACTGGCTCGACGAGAACGGCTTCGAGCTCCCGGACCGGCTGGAGTCGGCGCTGGAGCCGTACGTCCAGCAGAAGTGGGAGTACGTGGCGATCCGGCTGGCGCCGGAGGACACCGCCTCCGACCTCCCGCTCTCCGGCACCCTCGACCCGCTCCACCTCACCTTCGCCAGCGACGAGCTGGTCTACCCGATGCGCCTGTCGCGCCTCGCCACCACCCCGCAGGCTCTGGACCTGTACGTCCTCGCCGCGCACCGCATGGAGCCCAGCTCCACGATCGGCGGGGGCGAGCCGAGGGTGACGTTCGCCGGACGCCTCGACGCGCCCGTCGGCACGCTCGGCGACCTCACCGGGGGCGGCACGGACTTCCTCACGGCCGTCGAGCAGGACTTCCCGCAGCCGGAGCGGATCTCCGGCGACCACACGCTGCGGCGGACCGCGGCCGACGACACCTATCGAAAGGTCATCTACGTGGACGAGATGTGGACCGTGTGGGGCATCCCCGGCTGGCTGGTGTCCTTCGGCATCGGCATCGCCGTGCTCGCGATCAAGGCGGTGGCCGTCGCGATCGTGCTCAAGCGCAACGCGCGGAAGCAGCCGCCGCTGCCGCCGGCGGGGGCGGCCTTCATACCGCCGGGGGCCTATCCGCAGGGTGCGCCCGTGGCCTACCCGCAGGGTGCGCCAGTGCCGCCGGGGACTCCCGTGCCGCCGTCGGTGGACCGGAAGCCCGGTCCGAACGACTGA
- a CDS encoding HAD family hydrolase: MTATTVLTARALLLDMDGTLVNSDAAVERVWRRWAERHGLDGTEIMKVVHGRQGYATMAVLLPDRPMEQNLADNVRMLAEETADVDGVVPIPGAPEFLASLVADGVPHALVTSADVALSTARMAAAGLALPGVRVTAESVGASKPDPEGFLKGAAELGVAPEDCVVFEDSGAGIEAGRAAGMRVVGIGERARSHGPDVVVPDLTGVRVEVTEGGAIRVHVGG; this comes from the coding sequence ATGACGGCCACCACCGTTCTGACCGCCCGTGCCCTCCTGCTGGACATGGACGGCACCCTCGTCAACTCGGACGCCGCCGTCGAACGCGTCTGGCGGCGCTGGGCCGAGCGGCACGGGCTGGACGGCACCGAGATCATGAAGGTGGTGCACGGCCGCCAGGGGTACGCCACGATGGCCGTGCTCCTGCCCGACCGGCCCATGGAGCAGAACCTCGCGGACAACGTGCGGATGCTGGCCGAGGAGACCGCCGACGTCGACGGTGTCGTCCCCATACCCGGCGCGCCGGAGTTCCTCGCCTCCCTCGTCGCCGACGGTGTGCCGCACGCCCTGGTGACCTCGGCGGACGTCGCCCTCTCCACGGCACGGATGGCCGCCGCCGGGCTGGCGCTGCCGGGGGTGCGCGTCACCGCCGAGTCGGTCGGCGCGAGCAAGCCGGACCCCGAGGGCTTCCTGAAGGGCGCCGCCGAGCTGGGTGTCGCCCCCGAGGACTGTGTCGTCTTCGAGGACTCCGGGGCGGGCATCGAGGCCGGCCGGGCCGCGGGGATGCGGGTCGTGGGCATCGGGGAGCGGGCGCGGTCCCATGGGCCGGATGTGGTGGTGCCGGATCTGACAGGCGTGCGGGTCGAGGTGACCGAGGGCGGGGCGATCCGGGTGCACGTCGGCGGTTGA
- a CDS encoding GNAT family N-acetyltransferase, with amino-acid sequence MPRTAPLWAIAPEPHDSPVAAALWRAYYTEVSDRWYLLHEGHATDPDELEREVAADTGEYLAPPGGVLLVARYGDEPVGTAGVRLMDAATAELKRVFLLEEARGKGGAALLVSAAEDAARALGTERIVLDTRGDLVEARALYTRLGYEESAPHNDHPYAEHWFTKTLT; translated from the coding sequence ATGCCTCGTACGGCGCCCCTGTGGGCCATCGCCCCCGAGCCCCACGACTCCCCCGTCGCCGCCGCGCTCTGGCGGGCGTACTACACGGAGGTCAGCGACCGCTGGTATCTGCTGCACGAGGGACACGCCACGGACCCGGACGAGTTGGAGCGCGAGGTCGCGGCGGACACCGGGGAGTATCTGGCGCCGCCGGGCGGGGTGCTGCTGGTGGCGCGGTACGGGGACGAGCCGGTCGGTACGGCGGGGGTGCGGCTGATGGACGCCGCGACGGCCGAGCTGAAGCGGGTCTTCCTGCTGGAGGAGGCGCGCGGCAAGGGCGGTGCCGCGCTGCTCGTGTCGGCCGCCGAGGACGCGGCCCGGGCGCTCGGCACCGAGCGGATCGTCCTCGACACCCGCGGCGACCTGGTGGAGGCACGTGCGCTGTACACCCGCCTCGGCTACGAGGAGAGCGCGCCGCACAACGACCACCCGTACGCGGAGCACTGGTTCACGAAGACACTGACGTAG
- a CDS encoding bifunctional glycosyltransferase 87/phosphatase PAP2 family protein: protein MATEQSRPGGAVSAGVTAARLGTVRAVLWLVAGILAVRQIAVVLSTPRGERLTDLETWVGPSGVLHVNGSLYDSTRFTGTPFGGLVLKPLTRMAEQALGWGWTFGTLLLVVALGLVAARALPQPVTRRTALLAAPVAVTLLMLSLPVRNTLYLGQTSIIPVLLVLAGCFAVRGERTSGVCIGLAAALQPTVLLFVPLLWFTGRKRAAASTGITFAGATALAWAAMPHDSFTYWVHHLAGVGLGGRADDLANQSLHGALLRLGLTGPLEIVVFFALAAAVAVLGMRRAIHYARDGQLLLAVAVTGCVVVAVSPTSWKHQLLWVLLAVVGRVGKKASSRYVWPVAVVLVMTLPAKMMVPNMGALHPLRDNVVLLAALAAALVVPFLSRTSEYYRTPIPTEYAPKAETRFRWAPLLRRVATRPNLLLELLLIRVTYAAYQRTRLEATGSRAAAEDHAGQILAVEKALFLDIEHWFNHAVVQVGWLRSFFDFYYTSFHFVVPLSVLGILYWRRPADYRWARTAIGFTTVLALVGFFFYPLAPPRLMPGLGIIDTIHGVQDFSQPDYGKLTELTNQYAAMPSLHFGWSLWCGLTIALVAPRVWMKVLGLMHPFFTVLAIVATGNHWILDAVGGAAVVGAGFGLTYLLTGPRTTAPRQGRGEPREQPETTGTLATAVQHNGGGVGGDDGGRGGA from the coding sequence GTGGCGACGGAGCAGAGCAGACCGGGCGGTGCCGTGAGTGCGGGTGTGACGGCGGCGCGGTTGGGGACGGTGCGAGCCGTGCTGTGGCTGGTCGCCGGGATCCTGGCGGTGCGGCAGATCGCGGTCGTGCTGAGCACGCCCAGAGGCGAGCGGCTGACGGATCTGGAGACCTGGGTCGGGCCCAGCGGCGTCCTGCATGTGAACGGCTCGCTGTACGACTCGACGCGGTTCACGGGCACCCCCTTCGGTGGCCTCGTCCTCAAGCCCCTCACCCGAATGGCCGAACAGGCGCTCGGCTGGGGCTGGACCTTCGGCACCCTCCTGCTGGTGGTCGCCCTCGGCCTGGTCGCCGCACGCGCCCTGCCCCAGCCCGTCACCCGGCGTACGGCCCTGCTCGCGGCCCCCGTCGCGGTCACCCTGCTGATGCTGTCGCTGCCGGTACGGAACACGCTGTACCTGGGCCAGACCAGCATCATCCCGGTGCTGCTCGTCCTCGCGGGCTGCTTCGCGGTCCGGGGCGAGCGGACCAGCGGGGTCTGCATCGGGCTCGCCGCGGCCTTGCAGCCGACCGTGCTGCTCTTCGTACCGCTGCTGTGGTTCACGGGGCGCAAGCGGGCCGCCGCGAGCACCGGGATCACGTTCGCCGGGGCCACCGCGCTGGCCTGGGCCGCGATGCCGCACGACTCCTTCACCTACTGGGTGCACCACCTCGCCGGCGTCGGCCTCGGCGGCCGGGCGGACGACCTCGCCAACCAGTCCCTGCACGGCGCGCTGCTCCGGCTGGGCCTTACGGGCCCGCTGGAGATCGTCGTCTTCTTCGCGCTGGCCGCCGCCGTCGCCGTACTCGGTATGCGGCGGGCCATCCACTACGCCCGCGACGGACAGCTGCTGCTCGCCGTCGCCGTCACCGGCTGTGTCGTGGTCGCCGTCTCGCCGACGTCCTGGAAGCACCAGCTGCTGTGGGTGCTGCTCGCGGTGGTCGGCCGGGTCGGCAAGAAGGCCTCGTCGCGGTATGTGTGGCCGGTCGCGGTCGTCCTGGTGATGACGCTGCCCGCGAAGATGATGGTGCCGAACATGGGCGCCCTGCACCCGCTGCGTGACAACGTCGTCCTGCTGGCCGCGCTCGCCGCCGCCCTCGTCGTGCCGTTCCTGTCCCGCACCTCGGAGTACTACCGGACGCCGATCCCCACGGAGTACGCCCCGAAGGCCGAGACCCGCTTCCGCTGGGCCCCGCTCCTGCGCCGGGTCGCCACCCGCCCGAACCTGCTCCTCGAACTGCTGCTGATCCGCGTCACGTACGCCGCCTACCAGCGCACCCGTCTGGAGGCCACCGGCAGCCGGGCCGCCGCCGAGGACCACGCCGGGCAGATCCTCGCCGTCGAGAAGGCCCTGTTCCTCGACATCGAGCACTGGTTCAACCACGCGGTGGTCCAGGTCGGCTGGCTGCGGAGCTTCTTCGACTTCTACTACACGTCGTTCCACTTCGTCGTGCCGCTCAGCGTCCTCGGCATCCTCTACTGGCGTCGCCCCGCCGACTACCGCTGGGCCCGCACGGCCATCGGCTTCACCACGGTCCTCGCGCTCGTCGGCTTCTTCTTCTATCCGCTGGCGCCGCCGCGCCTGATGCCCGGCCTCGGCATCATCGACACCATCCACGGCGTCCAGGACTTCTCCCAGCCGGACTACGGCAAGCTGACCGAGCTGACCAACCAGTACGCGGCGATGCCGTCCCTGCACTTCGGCTGGTCGCTGTGGTGCGGGCTCACGATCGCGCTGGTCGCGCCCAGGGTGTGGATGAAGGTGCTGGGCCTGATGCACCCCTTCTTCACGGTCCTGGCCATCGTCGCGACGGGCAACCACTGGATCCTCGACGCGGTGGGCGGCGCGGCGGTGGTGGGCGCGGGCTTCGGCCTGACGTACCTCCTGACCGGGCCGAGGACCACCGCGCCCCGTCAGGGGCGCGGGGAACCGCGCGAGCAACCGGAGACGACCGGCACCCTCGCCACGGCCGTCCAGCACAACGGCGGCGGAGTGGGTGGAGACGACGGAGGCCGGGGCGGGGCGTAG
- a CDS encoding MDR family MFS transporter, with translation MTDDTDDTGDTTEKAEKSTTLTPRPHGAPVAERVPGGVMVSIGALLTGMLLAALDQTIVATALPTIVSDLGGLEHLSWVVTAYLLAATAATPLWGKLGDQYGRKRLFQTAIVIFLIGSALCGMAQNMPQLIGFRALQGLGGGGLMVLSMAIVGDLVPPRERGRYQGLFGAVFGATSVLGPLLGGLFTEHLSWRWVFYVNLPVGAVALAVIAAVLRIPRRTERHAIDYLGTFLIASVATSLVLVASLGGTTWDWDSPQIVGLAVLAVLLTAAFVAVERRAAEPVLPLKLFRVRTFTLSAVISFVVGFAMFGAMTYVPTFLQVVHGVTPTMSGVHMLPMVFGLLLSSTVSGQIVSRTGRWKVFPVVGTAVTTLGLLLLHQLDAGSGDGEMSAYLFVFGLGLGLVMQVLVLIVQNAVSYEDLGVATSGATFFRSIGASFGVAVFGTVFAGRLGDKLTDALAGARLPSGVSVDGLQADPREIAELPAALRPPVLDAYASAITDVFIYAAPVALLGFVLAWFLREDRLRASVTAPDATETLASNPVARSSYDEVCRALSLLGSREGRREIYRTITARAGYDLLPAASWLLLRIRKYGWAEPAVLAERSAVPLDVIMAASRQVEERRLARREGLDLVLTDTGHEAAERLAKAREDSLAELLGDWWGPDRPTDLVHLVEELNAELCGSDAERPHDARTLTRPARGTSKAGTPPTSTSVSS, from the coding sequence ATGACGGACGACACCGACGACACCGGCGACACCACGGAGAAGGCGGAGAAGAGCACCACCCTCACCCCACGCCCGCACGGCGCGCCCGTCGCCGAGCGGGTGCCCGGTGGCGTGATGGTCTCCATCGGCGCCCTGCTGACGGGGATGCTGCTGGCGGCGCTCGACCAGACGATCGTGGCGACGGCGCTGCCGACGATCGTGAGCGACCTCGGCGGGCTGGAACACCTGTCGTGGGTGGTCACGGCGTACCTGCTGGCCGCGACGGCGGCGACTCCGCTGTGGGGGAAGCTGGGGGACCAGTACGGCCGGAAGAGGCTGTTCCAGACGGCGATCGTGATTTTTCTCATCGGGTCGGCGCTGTGCGGAATGGCGCAGAACATGCCCCAGTTGATCGGATTCCGGGCGCTTCAGGGCCTCGGCGGCGGCGGTCTGATGGTGCTGTCGATGGCGATCGTCGGGGATCTCGTCCCGCCACGTGAACGCGGGCGCTACCAGGGGCTGTTCGGCGCGGTCTTCGGCGCGACGAGCGTGCTCGGGCCGCTGCTCGGCGGGTTGTTCACCGAGCATCTGAGCTGGCGCTGGGTGTTCTACGTCAACCTGCCGGTCGGAGCGGTGGCGTTGGCCGTCATCGCCGCCGTGCTGCGCATCCCGCGCCGGACCGAGCGGCATGCCATCGACTACCTCGGCACCTTCCTCATCGCCTCCGTGGCCACCTCCCTGGTCCTGGTGGCCTCCCTCGGCGGCACCACCTGGGACTGGGACTCACCGCAGATCGTCGGCCTCGCCGTGCTGGCCGTGCTGCTCACCGCCGCGTTCGTGGCCGTCGAGCGGCGGGCCGCCGAACCCGTCCTCCCCCTCAAGCTGTTCCGCGTCCGCACCTTCACCCTCTCCGCCGTGATCAGCTTCGTCGTCGGCTTCGCGATGTTCGGGGCGATGACGTACGTGCCGACGTTCCTCCAGGTCGTGCACGGTGTGACGCCGACCATGTCGGGTGTGCACATGCTGCCGATGGTGTTCGGGCTGCTGCTGTCCTCGACGGTCTCCGGGCAGATCGTCAGCCGTACGGGCCGCTGGAAGGTGTTCCCCGTCGTCGGCACGGCCGTCACCACGCTCGGCCTGCTGCTCCTGCACCAACTCGACGCCGGCAGCGGCGACGGCGAGATGAGCGCGTACCTCTTCGTCTTCGGCCTCGGGCTCGGCCTCGTCATGCAGGTCCTCGTCCTCATCGTGCAGAACGCCGTCTCGTACGAGGACCTGGGCGTCGCCACCTCCGGCGCGACCTTCTTCCGGTCCATCGGCGCCTCGTTCGGCGTGGCCGTCTTCGGTACGGTCTTCGCCGGGCGCCTCGGCGACAAGCTCACCGACGCGCTCGCCGGGGCCCGACTCCCGTCCGGTGTCAGCGTGGACGGGCTGCAGGCGGACCCGCGCGAGATCGCCGAACTCCCGGCCGCGCTGCGACCGCCCGTCCTCGACGCCTACGCCTCCGCCATCACCGACGTGTTCATCTACGCCGCACCGGTCGCCCTCCTCGGCTTCGTCCTCGCCTGGTTCCTGCGCGAGGACCGGCTGCGGGCGTCCGTCACCGCCCCCGACGCCACCGAGACGCTCGCCAGCAACCCCGTCGCGCGGTCGTCGTACGACGAGGTGTGCCGGGCGCTGTCGCTGCTCGGCTCGCGGGAGGGGCGGCGCGAGATCTACCGGACGATCACCGCGCGGGCCGGCTACGACCTGCTGCCCGCCGCGAGCTGGCTGCTGCTGCGGATCAGGAAGTACGGCTGGGCCGAACCCGCCGTGCTCGCGGAACGCAGCGCCGTGCCGCTCGACGTGATCATGGCTGCGAGCCGGCAGGTCGAGGAGCGCCGCCTCGCCCGCCGCGAGGGCCTCGACCTCGTCCTCACCGACACCGGTCACGAGGCCGCCGAGCGGCTCGCCAAGGCCCGCGAGGACTCCCTCGCCGAACTCCTCGGCGACTGGTGGGGCCCCGACCGCCCGACCGACCTCGTCCACCTCGTCGAGGAACTCAACGCCGAACTCTGCGGCTCGGACGCCGAACGCCCCCACGACGCGCGGACGCTCACGCGACCGGCGAGGGGAACGTCCAAGGCCGGTACGCCCCCGACGTCTACGTCAGTGTCTTCGTGA
- a CDS encoding O-methyltransferase, with protein MSESRTWNDVDDYFTTHLAPNDEALAAALRDNEAAGLPAIDVAANQGKFLHLLAQIQGARRILEIGTLGGYSTIWLGRALPADGRLISLEYSARHAEVANRNIARAGLDTLVEVRVGPALESLPKLTDENPEPFDLVFIDADKANNPHYVEWALKLTRAGSVIVVDNVVRGGRVADADTTEPDVRGTRAAIELIATHPKLSGTAIQTVGSKGYDGFALARVLD; from the coding sequence ATGAGCGAGTCGCGGACCTGGAACGACGTCGACGACTACTTCACCACCCACCTCGCCCCGAACGACGAGGCCCTGGCGGCGGCCCTGCGTGACAACGAGGCGGCCGGGCTCCCGGCCATCGACGTCGCCGCCAACCAGGGCAAGTTCCTCCATCTCCTCGCCCAGATCCAGGGCGCCCGCCGCATCCTGGAGATCGGCACCCTCGGCGGCTACAGCACCATCTGGCTGGGCCGGGCGCTGCCCGCCGACGGCCGGCTGATCTCCCTGGAGTACAGCGCCCGGCACGCCGAGGTCGCCAACCGCAACATCGCGCGCGCCGGGCTCGACACGCTCGTCGAGGTCCGGGTGGGTCCCGCCCTGGAGTCGCTGCCCAAGCTGACCGACGAGAACCCCGAGCCGTTCGACCTGGTCTTCATCGACGCGGACAAGGCCAACAACCCGCACTACGTGGAGTGGGCCCTCAAGCTCACCCGGGCCGGCAGCGTCATCGTCGTCGACAACGTCGTACGCGGCGGCCGGGTCGCCGACGCCGACACCACCGAGCCGGATGTCCGCGGCACCCGGGCCGCCATCGAACTCATCGCCACGCACCCGAAGTTGAGCGGCACGGCGATCCAGACGGTGGGCAGCAAGGGGTACGACGGGTTCGCGCTGGCCCGGGTGCTGGACTGA
- a CDS encoding TMEM165/GDT1 family protein encodes MISFSVTALVFGVVFLAELPDKTALAGLVLGTRYRASYVFAGVAAAFAVHVALAVAAGSVLTLLPQQIVHALTGVLFLGGAAMLLMKGDEGDEEIRKPENQSFWKVSGAGFMLILVAEFGDLTQIMTANLAARYDDPLSVGLGAVLALWAVAGLGIVGGKALMKRVPLTLITRVAAVLMVALGVWSLWEAVAG; translated from the coding sequence TTGATCAGCTTCAGTGTCACGGCGCTCGTCTTCGGCGTCGTCTTCCTCGCCGAACTCCCCGACAAGACCGCGCTCGCCGGTCTCGTCCTCGGCACCCGTTACCGCGCCTCGTACGTCTTCGCCGGAGTCGCGGCCGCGTTCGCCGTGCATGTCGCGCTGGCCGTGGCGGCGGGAAGCGTCCTCACGTTGCTGCCGCAGCAGATCGTGCACGCGCTGACGGGTGTGCTGTTCCTGGGCGGCGCGGCGATGCTGCTCATGAAGGGGGACGAGGGCGACGAAGAGATCCGGAAGCCCGAGAACCAGAGTTTCTGGAAGGTCTCGGGCGCCGGCTTCATGCTCATCCTGGTCGCCGAGTTCGGGGATCTGACGCAGATCATGACGGCGAACCTCGCGGCCCGCTACGACGATCCGCTGTCCGTCGGCCTCGGCGCGGTCCTCGCCCTGTGGGCCGTGGCCGGGCTCGGCATCGTCGGCGGCAAGGCGCTGATGAAGCGGGTGCCGCTGACGCTGATCACCCGGGTCGCCGCCGTGCTGATGGTGGCACTCGGTGTGTGGAGTCTGTGGGAAGCCGTGGCGGGATGA
- a CDS encoding peptidoglycan-binding domain-containing protein → MALAATAAAGAMATAAFASGLFSYDAPERDHALPDDVRASAPDTSPDGEASPVEPSGEGGGGAPAAAPSSDAPPPSPRKSPSSSPSPARSSGSPSASASATPTQSTPSAGASDGSSAAGAEGADDSRLVVPKTLRLGDDDPEVTELQLRLRQLGLYNGDIDESYDSQVQQAVTFYQNSRGITQDREEPGVYGLVTRERLESETKEP, encoded by the coding sequence GTGGCCCTCGCGGCAACCGCCGCCGCGGGCGCGATGGCCACCGCCGCATTCGCGAGCGGGCTGTTCTCCTACGACGCCCCGGAGCGGGACCACGCGCTGCCGGACGACGTACGGGCGAGCGCGCCGGACACGTCGCCCGACGGGGAGGCGTCGCCGGTGGAGCCGTCCGGGGAGGGCGGGGGCGGGGCGCCCGCGGCGGCGCCGTCGAGCGACGCGCCGCCGCCGAGCCCCCGGAAGAGCCCGTCCTCGTCTCCTTCACCCGCGCGGTCGTCCGGTTCACCGTCGGCGTCCGCCTCGGCCACGCCGACGCAGAGCACGCCCAGCGCCGGCGCCTCCGACGGCTCGTCGGCCGCCGGAGCGGAGGGCGCGGACGACAGCCGGCTCGTCGTCCCCAAGACGCTGCGCCTCGGCGACGACGACCCCGAGGTCACCGAACTACAGCTCCGGCTGCGCCAGTTGGGTTTATACAACGGCGACATCGACGAGAGCTACGACAGCCAGGTCCAACAGGCCGTCACCTTCTACCAGAACAGCCGCGGCATCACGCAGGACAGGGAAGAGCCGGGCGTCTACGGCCTGGTGACCCGGGAGCGCCTGGAGTCCGAGACGAAGGAGCCGTGA
- a CDS encoding antibiotic biosynthesis monooxygenase family protein: protein MSIVKINVLTVPAEQREVLEKRFASRAGVVENSDGFEWFELLRPVDGTDNYLVYTRWRDEDAFQAWMEGPMKQAHQGGGERPKPAASDSTLWSFEVLQQTGPKTEG from the coding sequence ATGAGCATCGTCAAGATCAACGTCCTCACGGTTCCGGCCGAGCAGCGCGAGGTGCTGGAGAAGCGGTTCGCTTCCCGCGCCGGGGTGGTCGAGAACTCCGACGGCTTCGAGTGGTTCGAGCTCCTCCGCCCCGTCGACGGCACCGACAACTACCTCGTCTACACCCGCTGGCGCGACGAGGACGCCTTCCAGGCGTGGATGGAGGGCCCCATGAAGCAGGCCCACCAGGGCGGCGGCGAACGCCCCAAGCCCGCCGCCTCCGACTCGACCCTCTGGAGCTTCGAGGTCCTCCAGCAGACGGGCCCGAAGACCGAGGGCTGA